A single region of the Malus sylvestris chromosome 8, drMalSylv7.2, whole genome shotgun sequence genome encodes:
- the LOC126633222 gene encoding histone H3.3 — MARTKQTARKSTGGKAPRKQLATKAARKSAPTTGGVKKPHRYRPGTVALREIRKYQKSTELLIRKLPFQRLVREIAQDFKTDLRFQSHAVLALQEAAEAYLVGLFEDTNLCAIHAKRVTIMPKDIQLARRIRGERA, encoded by the exons ATGGCCCGTACCAAGCAAACCGCTCGCAAGTCCACCGGAGGCAAGGCTCCAAGGAAGCAACTTGCTACCAAG GCTGCTAGGAAATCAGCCCCTACCACCGGAGGCGTGAAGAAGCCCCACAGATACCGCCCTGGAACTGTTGCTCTTCG TGAAATCCGTAAGTACCAGAAGAGCACAGAGCTGCTGATCAGGAAGCTCCCGTTCCAGAGGCTGGTTCGTGAAATTGCGCAGGACTTCAAGACTGACCTGCGTTTCCAGAGCCATGCTGTCTTGGCACTGCAGGAGGCTGCCGAGGCGTACCTCGTCGGGCTGTTTGAGGACACTAACCTGTGCGCCATTCATGCCAAGCGCGTCACTATCATGCCGAAGGATATCCAACTTGCCAGGAGAATCCGCGGTGAGAGGGCTTAA